A window of Metabacillus sp. B2-18 contains these coding sequences:
- a CDS encoding aspartate carbamoyltransferase catalytic subunit, protein MSNLLTMNQLTNEEIHAILEDAEQYKSGQGWKALDTVFVSNLFFEPSTRTRFSFEVAEKKLGLQVLNFTAEHSSVQKGETLYDTVKTLESIGANAVVIRHQQDHFFDDLVGKVSIPVINAGDGCGHHPTQSLLDLLTIKQEFGQFKDLTISIHGDIRHSRVARSNAEVLTRLGARVLFSGPAKWQDPLNTYGEYVEVDEAIQQSDVVMLLRIQHERHEEKASAQDYLQQYGLTKEREKQMKQHAIIMHPAPVNRGVEINGDLIECERSRIFKQMENGVFARMAVLKRALQQIEQNQEVMKHAIYS, encoded by the coding sequence ATGTCAAATCTATTAACTATGAACCAGCTTACAAATGAAGAAATTCACGCCATCTTAGAGGATGCAGAGCAGTATAAATCAGGGCAAGGTTGGAAGGCTCTAGATACAGTGTTTGTCTCAAATTTGTTTTTTGAGCCAAGTACAAGAACAAGATTCAGCTTTGAAGTAGCTGAAAAGAAGTTAGGGCTTCAAGTCTTAAATTTTACAGCAGAACATTCTAGTGTGCAAAAAGGTGAAACTTTATATGATACGGTTAAAACTCTTGAGTCAATTGGGGCAAATGCAGTAGTCATTAGGCATCAACAAGATCACTTTTTTGATGATTTGGTCGGAAAGGTATCAATACCAGTGATTAATGCAGGAGATGGTTGTGGTCATCACCCTACACAATCATTACTTGATTTACTAACAATTAAACAAGAGTTTGGACAGTTTAAAGATTTGACAATATCAATACATGGTGATATTCGACACAGTCGTGTTGCAAGGTCAAATGCGGAAGTATTAACAAGGCTTGGAGCAAGGGTGTTATTTTCTGGACCTGCTAAATGGCAAGATCCATTAAACACATATGGAGAATATGTCGAAGTTGACGAAGCAATCCAACAGTCAGATGTTGTGATGCTTCTTAGAATACAGCATGAGCGACACGAAGAAAAAGCATCAGCACAAGATTATCTACAGCAATATGGTTTAACAAAAGAAAGAGAAAAACAAATGAAACAACATGCCATTATCATGCATCCAGCTCCAGTAAATCGTGGTGTTGAAATTAATGGTGATTTAATAGAATGCGAACGTTCTAGAATATTTAAACAAATGGAAAATGGTGTTTTTGCTAGAATGGCTGTTTTAAAGAGAGCTTTACAACAAATTGAGCAAAATCAGGAGGTAATGAAACATGCTATTTATTCTTAA
- a CDS encoding dihydroorotase, which translates to MLFILKNGLILDELGELKKSDVKVEDGEILEIGENLSTDGCEIISVDGKLVSAGFIDLHVHLREPGGEHKETIETGTQSAAKGGFTTIAPMPNTRPVPDTKEQMEWLQNRIKETAVVKVLPYASITTRQLGEELTDFQGLKNAGAFAFTDDGVGVQSAGKMLEAMKQAASIGAAIVAHCEENTLINKGSVHEGEFSKKHGINGIPSVCESVHIARDILLAEAAGCHYHVCHISTKESVRVVRDAKRAGINVTAEVTPHHLLLCEEDIPGLDPNFKMNPPLRGKADQEALIEGLLDGTIDFIATDHAPHAAEEKAEGMQLAPFGIVGLETAFPLLYTHFVLTKKFTLKQLVDFLTIQPAKAFGLSGGVLEVGAAADITVVDLETESSINPSEFLSKGKNTPFTGWTCKGWPTTTIVDGNIIWEKGGITV; encoded by the coding sequence ATGCTATTTATTCTTAAAAATGGATTAATTTTAGATGAGCTTGGTGAGTTGAAAAAGTCTGATGTGAAGGTGGAAGACGGAGAGATACTTGAGATTGGAGAAAATCTTTCTACAGACGGATGTGAAATCATTTCAGTTGATGGAAAGTTGGTTTCAGCAGGTTTTATTGACCTTCACGTCCATCTAAGAGAGCCAGGTGGCGAGCACAAAGAAACAATCGAAACAGGTACACAGAGTGCAGCAAAAGGCGGATTTACAACAATAGCTCCAATGCCAAATACTCGCCCAGTTCCTGACACCAAAGAGCAAATGGAATGGTTGCAAAATCGAATTAAAGAAACAGCTGTTGTGAAAGTTCTTCCATATGCTTCGATTACAACAAGACAGTTAGGTGAAGAATTAACAGACTTCCAAGGATTAAAAAACGCAGGTGCATTTGCCTTCACGGATGATGGTGTTGGTGTACAATCTGCTGGCAAAATGTTAGAAGCAATGAAACAGGCAGCTTCGATCGGTGCAGCAATTGTGGCACACTGCGAAGAAAATACATTAATTAACAAAGGTTCAGTACATGAAGGTGAATTTTCTAAAAAACATGGTATTAATGGGATTCCTTCTGTATGTGAGTCTGTACATATCGCGAGGGATATCCTTCTAGCGGAAGCTGCAGGCTGCCACTATCATGTGTGTCATATCAGTACAAAAGAGTCTGTACGTGTAGTAAGAGATGCAAAACGTGCCGGAATAAACGTAACAGCTGAAGTAACACCACATCACTTATTATTATGTGAAGAAGATATTCCTGGCCTTGATCCGAATTTTAAAATGAACCCTCCTTTAAGAGGAAAAGCAGATCAAGAAGCTTTAATAGAAGGATTATTAGATGGAACAATTGACTTTATTGCAACAGACCATGCACCACATGCAGCAGAAGAAAAAGCAGAAGGCATGCAGTTAGCACCATTTGGAATTGTGGGATTAGAAACAGCATTTCCACTACTTTATACACATTTCGTACTAACGAAGAAATTTACACTAAAGCAACTTGTAGACTTCTTGACAATTCAACCTGCAAAAGCATTTGGATTATCTGGAGGAGTGCTTGAAGTTGGAGCTGCTGCTGATATTACAGTGGTAGATTTGGAAACAGAATCATCAATTAACCCAAGTGAATTTTTATCAAAAGGCAAAAATACACCATTCACAGGCTGGACTTGCAAAGGTTGGCCAACCACAACAATCGTAGATGGAAACATTATATGGGAAAAGGGAGGCATCACAGTATGA
- a CDS encoding carbamoyl phosphate synthase small subunit: MKRQLILEDGTVFLGEAFGSDKENFGEVVFNTGMTGYQEILSDPSYCGQIVTLTYPLIGNYGINRDDFETITPFINGFVVKEFCDYPSNWRSEYTIDEYFKMKNIPGISGIDTRKLTRIIRMHGTLKGAICSADANPEEVISKLKGTQLPTDQVQVVSTKTAYPSPGRGHRVVLVDFGMKHGILRELNKRNCDIVVVPHNVTAEEVLQLKPDGIMLSNGPGDPKDVPEAIEMIKGILGKVPLFGICLGHQLFALACGADSEKMKFGHRGSNHPVKELSTGKVDITSQNHGYTVREDSIKDTDLEVTHVALNDGTVEGLKHKQAPAFTVQYHPEASPGPEDANGLFDQFINLMNEANKKEGVL; this comes from the coding sequence ATGAAAAGACAACTAATCTTAGAAGATGGAACAGTATTTTTGGGTGAAGCATTTGGAAGTGATAAGGAAAATTTTGGAGAAGTAGTATTTAACACAGGAATGACAGGATACCAAGAAATCCTTTCAGATCCATCATATTGTGGACAGATCGTCACTTTAACGTATCCTTTAATCGGAAACTATGGTATTAACAGAGATGATTTCGAAACAATTACGCCATTTATAAACGGATTTGTTGTAAAGGAATTCTGTGACTATCCTTCTAACTGGAGAAGTGAATATACAATTGATGAGTATTTTAAAATGAAAAACATCCCTGGAATCTCAGGCATTGATACTCGTAAGCTTACAAGAATTATTCGTATGCACGGTACATTAAAAGGAGCAATTTGCTCAGCAGATGCAAACCCTGAAGAAGTCATTAGTAAGCTAAAAGGAACACAACTTCCTACAGATCAAGTACAAGTTGTTTCAACAAAAACAGCCTATCCAAGCCCAGGCAGAGGACATCGTGTAGTGTTAGTTGATTTTGGAATGAAGCATGGTATTTTAAGAGAATTAAATAAACGTAACTGTGACATTGTTGTTGTACCTCATAATGTAACAGCCGAGGAAGTACTACAACTTAAACCAGATGGTATTATGCTATCAAATGGTCCAGGAGATCCAAAAGATGTACCAGAAGCAATTGAAATGATCAAAGGAATTCTTGGTAAAGTTCCATTATTCGGAATTTGTTTAGGTCACCAATTATTTGCCTTAGCTTGTGGTGCAGATTCAGAAAAAATGAAATTCGGTCATCGTGGGTCAAACCACCCGGTAAAAGAATTAAGCACAGGGAAAGTTGATATTACTTCACAAAACCATGGATATACAGTTAGAGAAGATTCAATTAAGGATACAGATTTAGAAGTAACACATGTTGCATTAAATGATGGAACAGTAGAAGGTCTCAAACATAAACAAGCACCTGCATTCACAGTTCAATACCATCCAGAGGCTTCACCAGGCCCTGAGGACGCGAACGGATTATTTGATCAATTTATAAACTTGATGAATGAAGCTAATAAGAAAGAAGGGGTTCTATAA